From a region of the Takifugu flavidus isolate HTHZ2018 chromosome 18, ASM371156v2, whole genome shotgun sequence genome:
- the LOC130514409 gene encoding uncharacterized protein LOC130514409 isoform X2 codes for MTSHARVEPYKLFSSRNGRQNLTNWSPVICGMKGVFPVCSTYRPTMKIILFVIYAGFVLPVHSDERHAYCESCLATAKAIEKEMKDVPAEERQRVVEKLISGDVCEKLLTYKQVPEDKIKSSCMDLLGSHYEQIHSALLTQELKRLDIVLCYEQSTACVGVKHLSFEDARKRTFAESDIEALLQDNKENVRFAQPVHAELPDHPKEEL; via the exons ATGACGTCACACGCACGCGTTGAGCCCTACAAG TTATTCAGCTCTCGCAACGGAAGACAAAACCTGACAAACTGGTCGCCTGTCATTTGTGGAATGAAG GGTGTTTTCCCTGTTTGCTCTACCTACCGACCCACTATGAAAATCATATTATTTGTAATCTATGCGGGCTTTGTTCTTCCTGTGCATTCCGATGAACGCC ATGCCTATTGTGAGAGTTGTCTGGCAACAGCTAAAG CGATTGAGAAAGAAATGAAGGATGTCCCTGctgaagagagacagagagtcgTTGAGAAGCTCATCAGTGGGGATGTGTGTGAGAAACTGCTGACCTACAAACAGGTGCCTGAAGACAAAATAAAGTCCTCCTGCATGGATTTATTAG GCTCTCATTATGAGCAGATCCACTCAGCTTTGTTGACTCAAGAGCTGAAGCGTCTGGATATAGTCCTGTGTTATGAGCAGTCCACAGCTTGTGTGGGGGTGAAACACCTGTCCTTCGAG GACGCCAGGAAAAGAACTTTTGCAGAAAGTGACATTGAAGCTCTTCTTCAAGACAACAAGGAAAATGTGCGCTTTGCTCAGCCAGTACATGCAGAGTTGCCTGATCACCCTAAAGAAGAATTATGA
- the LOC130514409 gene encoding uncharacterized protein LOC130514409 isoform X3: MTSHARVEPYKGVFPVCSTYRPTMKIILFVIYAGFVLPVHSDERHAYCESCLATAKAIEKEMKDVPAEERQRVVEKLISGDVCEKLLTYKQVPEDKIKSSCMDLLGSHYEQIHSALLTQELKRLDIVLCYEQSTACVGVKHLSFEDARKRTFAESDIEALLQDNKENVRFAQPVHAELPDHPKEEL, translated from the exons ATGACGTCACACGCACGCGTTGAGCCCTACAAG GGTGTTTTCCCTGTTTGCTCTACCTACCGACCCACTATGAAAATCATATTATTTGTAATCTATGCGGGCTTTGTTCTTCCTGTGCATTCCGATGAACGCC ATGCCTATTGTGAGAGTTGTCTGGCAACAGCTAAAG CGATTGAGAAAGAAATGAAGGATGTCCCTGctgaagagagacagagagtcgTTGAGAAGCTCATCAGTGGGGATGTGTGTGAGAAACTGCTGACCTACAAACAGGTGCCTGAAGACAAAATAAAGTCCTCCTGCATGGATTTATTAG GCTCTCATTATGAGCAGATCCACTCAGCTTTGTTGACTCAAGAGCTGAAGCGTCTGGATATAGTCCTGTGTTATGAGCAGTCCACAGCTTGTGTGGGGGTGAAACACCTGTCCTTCGAG GACGCCAGGAAAAGAACTTTTGCAGAAAGTGACATTGAAGCTCTTCTTCAAGACAACAAGGAAAATGTGCGCTTTGCTCAGCCAGTACATGCAGAGTTGCCTGATCACCCTAAAGAAGAATTATGA
- the LOC130514409 gene encoding uncharacterized protein LOC130514409 isoform X1, with product MTSHARVEPYKQLFSSRNGRQNLTNWSPVICGMKGVFPVCSTYRPTMKIILFVIYAGFVLPVHSDERHAYCESCLATAKAIEKEMKDVPAEERQRVVEKLISGDVCEKLLTYKQVPEDKIKSSCMDLLGSHYEQIHSALLTQELKRLDIVLCYEQSTACVGVKHLSFEDARKRTFAESDIEALLQDNKENVRFAQPVHAELPDHPKEEL from the exons ATGACGTCACACGCACGCGTTGAGCCCTACAAG CAGTTATTCAGCTCTCGCAACGGAAGACAAAACCTGACAAACTGGTCGCCTGTCATTTGTGGAATGAAG GGTGTTTTCCCTGTTTGCTCTACCTACCGACCCACTATGAAAATCATATTATTTGTAATCTATGCGGGCTTTGTTCTTCCTGTGCATTCCGATGAACGCC ATGCCTATTGTGAGAGTTGTCTGGCAACAGCTAAAG CGATTGAGAAAGAAATGAAGGATGTCCCTGctgaagagagacagagagtcgTTGAGAAGCTCATCAGTGGGGATGTGTGTGAGAAACTGCTGACCTACAAACAGGTGCCTGAAGACAAAATAAAGTCCTCCTGCATGGATTTATTAG GCTCTCATTATGAGCAGATCCACTCAGCTTTGTTGACTCAAGAGCTGAAGCGTCTGGATATAGTCCTGTGTTATGAGCAGTCCACAGCTTGTGTGGGGGTGAAACACCTGTCCTTCGAG GACGCCAGGAAAAGAACTTTTGCAGAAAGTGACATTGAAGCTCTTCTTCAAGACAACAAGGAAAATGTGCGCTTTGCTCAGCCAGTACATGCAGAGTTGCCTGATCACCCTAAAGAAGAATTATGA
- the LOC130514409 gene encoding uncharacterized protein LOC130514409 isoform X4: MKGVFPVCSTYRPTMKIILFVIYAGFVLPVHSDERHAYCESCLATAKAIEKEMKDVPAEERQRVVEKLISGDVCEKLLTYKQVPEDKIKSSCMDLLGSHYEQIHSALLTQELKRLDIVLCYEQSTACVGVKHLSFEDARKRTFAESDIEALLQDNKENVRFAQPVHAELPDHPKEEL; the protein is encoded by the exons ATGAAG GGTGTTTTCCCTGTTTGCTCTACCTACCGACCCACTATGAAAATCATATTATTTGTAATCTATGCGGGCTTTGTTCTTCCTGTGCATTCCGATGAACGCC ATGCCTATTGTGAGAGTTGTCTGGCAACAGCTAAAG CGATTGAGAAAGAAATGAAGGATGTCCCTGctgaagagagacagagagtcgTTGAGAAGCTCATCAGTGGGGATGTGTGTGAGAAACTGCTGACCTACAAACAGGTGCCTGAAGACAAAATAAAGTCCTCCTGCATGGATTTATTAG GCTCTCATTATGAGCAGATCCACTCAGCTTTGTTGACTCAAGAGCTGAAGCGTCTGGATATAGTCCTGTGTTATGAGCAGTCCACAGCTTGTGTGGGGGTGAAACACCTGTCCTTCGAG GACGCCAGGAAAAGAACTTTTGCAGAAAGTGACATTGAAGCTCTTCTTCAAGACAACAAGGAAAATGTGCGCTTTGCTCAGCCAGTACATGCAGAGTTGCCTGATCACCCTAAAGAAGAATTATGA
- the LOC130514409 gene encoding uncharacterized protein LOC130514409 isoform X5, which translates to MKIILFVIYAGFVLPVHSDERHAYCESCLATAKAIEKEMKDVPAEERQRVVEKLISGDVCEKLLTYKQVPEDKIKSSCMDLLGSHYEQIHSALLTQELKRLDIVLCYEQSTACVGVKHLSFEDARKRTFAESDIEALLQDNKENVRFAQPVHAELPDHPKEEL; encoded by the exons ATGAAAATCATATTATTTGTAATCTATGCGGGCTTTGTTCTTCCTGTGCATTCCGATGAACGCC ATGCCTATTGTGAGAGTTGTCTGGCAACAGCTAAAG CGATTGAGAAAGAAATGAAGGATGTCCCTGctgaagagagacagagagtcgTTGAGAAGCTCATCAGTGGGGATGTGTGTGAGAAACTGCTGACCTACAAACAGGTGCCTGAAGACAAAATAAAGTCCTCCTGCATGGATTTATTAG GCTCTCATTATGAGCAGATCCACTCAGCTTTGTTGACTCAAGAGCTGAAGCGTCTGGATATAGTCCTGTGTTATGAGCAGTCCACAGCTTGTGTGGGGGTGAAACACCTGTCCTTCGAG GACGCCAGGAAAAGAACTTTTGCAGAAAGTGACATTGAAGCTCTTCTTCAAGACAACAAGGAAAATGTGCGCTTTGCTCAGCCAGTACATGCAGAGTTGCCTGATCACCCTAAAGAAGAATTATGA
- the LOC130514406 gene encoding centriolar coiled-coil protein of 110 kDa-like, with translation MESYEEFCLRSLVRLKGSEEFKKTCEPQWALKPHSLIRFRGRAVLSPLLNAEQQSEMCELRHQAVQLEAKRQKKQRETPSAQGQVIRGQAQAPSEDSGDSPGPPSDPGFGLQSHDHAPPSSQMPIGNGLEVVKVESDEEEEEEDDMSVDSLLKRSKKCVKKGQSQQGSSVPTANGSPTPQQENKRTGAVVEFGFSVQHSPVGLPQHPPHHPTPQQPDHYTHLLAFENSSSPRPRPRRPRPVSAGNIHISFPIGPADLIPRNPGRSGVGLAVAEPPPGATELALSEDVGGVSRSGNGFPSHSGASPTQESLSPVGASDTSPKERRDHLLPGFRRRCHTLDSQLRSSHSRAEHVDRSQERIPRFMVGVTWMPPSRRSAAAPVSQTYKVENPSPSLLRPHITPDATLLQDIQTEETQRRVQALEDMQRRLEEEHALQMSLLLAEQEKAQQRLHLEFQETERRLMEQKCVQQMSGDGCGRTCRSPSDRGHTVSPSGSGLSPICTPSERSPGRGFPSPVKSRVSPPSVQSPVFLLGSSWAVGKPRARLSLVLTAEQQRAFCRIGALIRGFLTRRLLKTEKVKHLSQTIVDTQEFIRSFRTEAQNRGACSAQDHSLQERVRAQLRAALYDIHDIFFVLPLGDRLALLQQDRELRAERKLRGMEKAKCPKERVILSTATQRSLDRKKRVVDSPAQARKMQQKPKSPTTNRVKSSQTSPPTGQLNQQGSWYRRTPEERARRENLKKQHSLG, from the exons ATGGAGAGTTACGAGGAGTTCTGTCTGCGGAGTTTGGTCCGACTAAAGGGGTCAGAGGAATTCAAGAAGACATGTGAGCCACAGTGGGCCCTCAAGCCTCACTCGCTCATCCGTTTCCGTGGAAGAGCTGTGCTTTCACCACTG TTGAACGCAGAGCAACAGAGCGAGATGTGTGAGCTCAGACATCAGGCGGTCCAGCTGGAGgcgaagaggcagaaaaagcagAGGGAAACCCCTTCGGCCCAGGGCCAGGTCATACGGGGACAGGCTCAG GCCCCAAGTGAAGATTCTGGAGACTCTCCTGGACCCCCCAGTGATCCAGGATTTGGCCTTCAGTCCCATGATCatgctcctccatcctcccagaTGCCCATTGGCAATGGTTTGGAGGTCGTGAAGGTGGAgagtgatgaggaagaggaggaggaggatgacatGAGCGTGGATAGCCTCCTTAAGAGGTCGAAGAAGTGTGTAAAGAAAGGACAGAGTCAGCAGGGCTCCAGTGTGCCCACGGCTAACGGAAGCCCGACGCCTCAGCAGGAGAACAAGAGGACAGGGGCCGTTGTTGAGTTTGGATTCAGTGTGCAGCACAGCCCCGTAGGCCTACCTCAGCACCCACCCCACCACCCGACACCCCAGCAGCCTGACCACTATACTCACCTCCTGGCATTtgagaacagcagcagcccccGTCCCCGCCCACGCAGACCACGGCCAGTGTCCGCTGGCAATATTCACATTTCTTTCCCCATTGGGCCAGCAGACCTCATCCCCAGGAACCCAGGGAGGTCGGGGGTGGGATTGGCTGTGGCAGAACCTCCGCCAGGGGCCACAGAGTTGGCGTTGAGCGAAGATGTGGGCGGCGTCAGCAGGAGCGGAAATGGCTTCCCCAGCCACAGCGGTGCCAGTCCAACGCAGGAGTCCCTCAGTCCCGTTGGAGCCTCAGACACCAGTCCCAAGGAACGCCGGGATCATCTGCTTCCGGGGTTTCGCCGGCGCTGCCACACACTGGACAGCCAGTTGCGTAGCTCCCATTCCAGAGCAGAACACGTGGACCGCAGTCAGGAGAGGATTCCTCGCTTCATGGTCGGAGTTACATGGATGCCTCCCAGCCGGCGCTCTGCTGCAGCCCCTGTAAGCCAGACGTATAAAGTGGAAAACCCCTCACCCTCTCTGCTGAGGCCTCACATCACTCCTGATGCTACTCTGCTGCAGGACATTCAGACAG AGGAGACGCAGAGGAGAGTCCAGGCTCTGGAAGACATGCAAAGGCGTCTGGAGGAAGAACATGCCCTGCAGAtgtctctgctgctggctgagcagGAGAAAGCGCAACAGCGCCTCCACCTG GAGTTTCAGGAGACGGAGAGACGGCTGATGGAGCAGAAATgtgtgcagcagatgagcggcgATGGTTGTGGGAGGACTTGTAGGTCGCCGAGTGACAGGGGTCATACGGTGAGCCCCTCCGGTTCAGGACTCAGTCCAATCTGCACACCATCTGAGCGATCACCTGGCAGAG gTTTTCCCAGTCCTGTAAAGTCCAGGgtgtcccctccctctgtccagtCCCCTGTTTTTCTGTTAGGGTCTTCGTGGGCCGTCGGTAAACCGCGGGCGAGATTGAGTCTG gttctgacagcagagcagcagagagcgtTCTGTCGAATCGGAGCACTAATCCGGGGTTTTCTCACACGCAGACTCCTTAAAACAGAAAAGGTTAAACACCTGAGCCAAACCATCGTG GATACGCAGGAGTTCATCCGATCGTTCCGGACCGAAGCGCAGAACAGAGGCGCCTGCTCGGCACAAGATCACTCCCTGCAGGAGCGGGTCAGAGCCCAG CTCCGCGCAGCCCTCTATGACATCCATGACATCTTCTTCGTGCTGCCTCTGGGGGATCGATTagcactgctgcagcaggaccgGGAGCTCCGAGCGGAGCGGAAGCTGCGAGGAATG GAGAAGGCCAAATGTCCCAAGGAGAGAGTGATCCTGTCCACCGCCACACAGAGATCTCTGGACAGGAAGAAACG GGTGGTCGACTCTCCCGCACAGGCCAGGAAGATGCAGCAGAAGCCAAAGAGCCCCACAACAAACAG aGTCAAGTCCAGCCAAACCTCACCCCCGACAGGCCAACTCAACCAGCAAGG GAGCTGGTACCGAAGAACTCCGGAGGAGAGAGCGAGGCGAGAGAACCTGAAAAAGCAGCACTCTTTGGGCTAA